In Aquiflexum balticum DSM 16537, a single genomic region encodes these proteins:
- a CDS encoding GNAT family N-acetyltransferase: MINIVRASADLLPEIQNIAYQTWPKTFSNILSPEQINYMLNWMYDLKALKTQLQDKNHIFLLAEETGKYLGFASYETNHEGTDKTKIHKIYILPEAQGKGIGKKLIQFVEKAALENGNKMMFLNVNKFNQGAIDFYRRIGFYEAFKEVIDIGNGFIMDDLVMELKLT, from the coding sequence ATGATCAATATAGTCCGGGCTTCTGCTGATCTTCTTCCCGAAATCCAAAATATCGCCTACCAGACTTGGCCAAAAACTTTTTCCAATATTCTGAGTCCGGAACAAATAAACTACATGTTAAACTGGATGTATGATCTGAAGGCATTGAAAACTCAGTTACAAGACAAAAACCATATTTTTCTCTTGGCAGAGGAAACTGGAAAGTATCTGGGATTTGCTTCCTATGAAACCAATCATGAAGGGACCGATAAAACCAAAATCCATAAAATCTATATCTTGCCTGAAGCCCAAGGTAAGGGAATAGGAAAGAAATTGATCCAATTTGTGGAGAAGGCAGCTTTAGAAAATGGAAATAAGATGATGTTCCTGAATGTCAACAAATTTAATCAGGGAGCTATTGATTTTTATAGACGAATCGGATTCTATGAAGCTTTCAAAGAAGTAATAGATATTGGGAATGGCTTTATAATGGATGACCTGGTCATGGAATTAAAGTTAACTTAA